A genomic stretch from Longimicrobium sp. includes:
- a CDS encoding response regulator produces MSEILYADDEEALRQLVSDFLRHAGHEVRLAENGTQALAEVRRQPPDMVILDYRMGRPDGLEVCRDIKADPRVSHLPVLILTAQSSIEDRLGGFEAGADDYLAKPFDPRELLARVSALTRQVQRVLDRNPTTGLAGGQAIEREIQRRRQSGDTFAVCYFDLDDFKPFADRFGFAVADEAIREAGRAVATTVEGRDAFVGHVGGDDFVAVCRPEDAKEIVLTARARFSQGLPRHLPDDAVRAGVYVARDR; encoded by the coding sequence ATGAGCGAGATCCTGTACGCGGACGACGAAGAAGCGCTGCGCCAGCTGGTGTCGGACTTCCTGCGCCACGCCGGCCACGAGGTGCGGCTGGCCGAGAACGGCACCCAGGCCCTGGCCGAGGTGCGCCGCCAGCCCCCGGACATGGTGATCCTGGACTACCGCATGGGGCGCCCGGACGGCCTGGAGGTGTGCCGCGACATCAAGGCCGACCCGCGAGTCAGCCACCTGCCGGTGCTCATCCTCACGGCGCAGTCCAGCATCGAGGACCGGCTGGGCGGGTTCGAGGCCGGGGCCGACGACTACCTGGCCAAGCCCTTCGACCCCCGCGAGCTGCTCGCCCGGGTGTCGGCGCTCACCCGGCAGGTGCAGCGCGTGCTGGACCGCAATCCCACGACGGGGCTGGCGGGCGGGCAGGCCATCGAGCGCGAGATCCAGCGCCGCCGCCAATCCGGCGACACCTTCGCCGTCTGCTACTTCGACCTGGACGACTTCAAGCCCTTCGCCGACCGCTTCGGCTTCGCCGTGGCCGACGAGGCCATCCGCGAGGCCGGGCGCGCCGTGGCGACCACCGTGGAGGGGCGCGACGCCTTCGTGGGCCACGTGGGCGGCGATGACTTCGTGGCCGTCTGCCGGCCCGAGGACGCCAAGGAAATCGTGCTGACCGCCCGCGCCCGCTTCTCGCAGGGTCTTCCGCGCCACCTGCCCGACGACGCCGTGCGCGCGGGGGTCTACGTGGCGCGCGACCGG
- a CDS encoding S41 family peptidase: MKSIGFLALGAALSACATAAPPADAPSPTPERLDPAVALATFDSAWSSVNRTFWDTTFYGVNWPAVRDSLRPRAQQATTNPELRRVITAMLNELGQSHFNVIPGEAGESLRAAGSTREGDPGDAGMQVRYVDGRVLVTRVVPGGAADAAGIRPGWVVEAAGAMTAARVADAVQKLTGTVNARRVAYMAAGGVGAALRGTAGDTVQVKLTDGEGRTVERALVLRQLRGQMARFGNLPPMEVRVEQDTLHASGRTIGVIGFNIWLPAAIPALDRAVDELRGADGIVIDLRGNPGGLGGMAPGWAGHFVDRRDTLGTMITRRDRVEFVINPRRVNAAGQRVQPFAGPVAILTDEMTASTSEIFAGGLQALGRARVFGATSSGQALPSLMPRLPNGDVLLHAVADMIGPGGVRWEGPGVVPDAPAPVTREALLAGRDPALDAAVAWIVEQNSRR; encoded by the coding sequence ATGAAATCCATCGGATTCCTTGCACTGGGCGCCGCCCTTTCCGCCTGCGCCACGGCGGCGCCCCCCGCGGACGCGCCGTCGCCCACTCCCGAGCGGCTGGATCCCGCGGTGGCCCTGGCCACCTTCGACAGCGCCTGGTCGTCGGTGAACCGGACCTTCTGGGACACCACCTTCTACGGGGTGAACTGGCCCGCCGTGCGCGACTCGCTGCGCCCCCGTGCGCAGCAGGCCACCACCAACCCCGAGCTGCGGCGGGTGATCACCGCCATGCTCAATGAGCTGGGCCAGTCGCACTTCAACGTGATTCCGGGCGAGGCCGGCGAGTCGCTGCGCGCGGCCGGGAGCACCCGCGAGGGCGACCCGGGCGACGCGGGGATGCAGGTGCGCTACGTGGACGGCCGCGTGCTGGTGACCCGCGTGGTCCCCGGGGGCGCCGCCGACGCGGCGGGGATTCGCCCGGGATGGGTGGTGGAGGCGGCGGGCGCCATGACGGCCGCGCGCGTGGCCGACGCGGTGCAGAAGCTGACCGGCACGGTGAACGCCCGGCGCGTGGCGTACATGGCGGCCGGGGGCGTGGGCGCCGCGCTGCGCGGCACCGCGGGAGACACCGTGCAGGTGAAGCTGACCGATGGGGAAGGTAGGACGGTGGAGCGCGCGCTGGTGCTGCGCCAGCTGCGGGGCCAGATGGCGCGCTTCGGCAACCTGCCGCCCATGGAAGTGCGGGTGGAGCAGGACACCCTTCACGCCTCCGGGCGCACCATCGGGGTGATCGGCTTCAACATCTGGCTTCCCGCGGCCATCCCGGCGCTGGACCGGGCCGTGGACGAGCTGCGCGGCGCGGACGGCATCGTGATCGACCTGCGCGGCAACCCCGGCGGCCTCGGCGGCATGGCGCCGGGATGGGCGGGGCACTTCGTGGACCGGCGCGACACGCTGGGCACCATGATCACCCGCCGCGACCGGGTGGAGTTCGTCATCAACCCGCGCCGGGTGAACGCGGCCGGGCAGCGGGTGCAGCCCTTCGCGGGCCCCGTCGCCATCCTCACGGACGAGATGACGGCCAGCACCTCCGAAATTTTCGCCGGCGGGCTGCAGGCGCTGGGGCGGGCGCGGGTGTTCGGCGCCACCTCGTCGGGGCAGGCGCTTCCCTCGCTTATGCCGCGGCTGCCCAACGGCGACGTGCTCCTTCACGCCGTCGCCGACATGATCGGGCCGGGCGGCGTACGGTGGGAGGGCCCCGGCGTGGTGCCCGACGCGCCGGCGCCGGTGACGCGCGAGGCGCTGCTGGCCGGGCGGGACCCGGCGCTGGACGCCGCCGTCGCCTGGATCGTGGAACAGAACTCACGCCGCTGA
- the dacB gene encoding D-alanyl-D-alanine carboxypeptidase/D-alanyl-D-alanine endopeptidase, which translates to MTALKTTLPRRLGALLLALAAAVAPLPPGHAQNVTASRPGATPEAASARLAERIDAVLARPQARQARWGIEVRDAASGRVLYARDAGRPMVPASNLKLVAAVAAAHHLDPGFRFRTTLYAGGEVRDGVLHGDLVLYGRGDPMISARYFPSQTAVWEMLADSLRARGIRRVTGGVTADESFWDTERHVADWDPEDRKWWYAAPVGALGFNDNSIDFRILPGTAIGQPARITGEPASEFYRLDNDSRMVAAGTGATLDFDRVPGTNRIRAFGVLPLGAGADVESFAVEDPARWTGVTFREALERRGIAFGRAEVRVVSDSALSLSRSAPVLAEWRSPPLDKAIGPVLLNSQNWFAEALVKTLGKQVRGEGSWAAGLAVERAFLVDVAGIDSAEFVLRDGSGLSALNRVTPHALVNLLDYVRRTPRQAIVRQAMPVSAASTGSLRARLTDLPGRVAAKTGYIGGMDTLSGYLAMPDGREILFSIMANESGQPSARMKALIDDVVRAIAAEA; encoded by the coding sequence GTGACCGCACTGAAAACGACGCTCCCCCGCCGCCTGGGCGCGCTGCTGCTGGCGCTCGCCGCGGCCGTGGCCCCGCTGCCGCCGGGGCACGCGCAGAATGTAACCGCTTCGCGCCCCGGCGCCACGCCCGAGGCGGCGTCGGCGCGGCTGGCGGAGCGCATCGACGCGGTGCTGGCCCGCCCGCAGGCGCGCCAGGCCCGCTGGGGGATCGAGGTGCGCGACGCCGCCAGCGGCCGCGTGCTGTACGCGAGGGACGCCGGGCGGCCGATGGTGCCCGCTTCCAACCTCAAGCTGGTGGCTGCGGTCGCCGCGGCGCATCACCTGGATCCCGGGTTCCGCTTTCGCACCACCCTCTACGCAGGCGGCGAGGTGAGGGACGGGGTGCTGCACGGCGACCTGGTGCTGTACGGGCGAGGCGACCCCATGATCTCCGCCCGCTACTTTCCCAGCCAGACCGCGGTCTGGGAGATGCTGGCCGACTCGCTCCGCGCCCGCGGCATCCGCCGCGTGACCGGCGGGGTGACAGCCGACGAGAGCTTCTGGGACACCGAGCGCCATGTGGCCGACTGGGACCCGGAAGACCGCAAATGGTGGTACGCCGCCCCTGTGGGCGCGCTGGGATTCAACGACAACTCCATCGATTTCCGCATCCTCCCGGGCACCGCGATCGGACAGCCGGCGCGCATCACCGGCGAGCCCGCGTCGGAGTTCTACCGGCTGGACAACGATTCGCGCATGGTCGCTGCGGGAACGGGCGCGACGCTGGACTTCGACCGCGTGCCGGGAACGAATCGCATCCGCGCCTTCGGGGTACTGCCCCTGGGTGCCGGGGCGGACGTCGAGTCGTTCGCGGTCGAGGACCCCGCGCGCTGGACCGGCGTCACCTTCCGCGAGGCGCTGGAGCGGCGCGGCATCGCCTTCGGCCGGGCGGAGGTGCGGGTGGTGTCGGATTCCGCGCTCTCCCTCTCCCGCAGCGCCCCGGTGCTGGCGGAGTGGCGGTCTCCCCCGCTGGACAAGGCGATCGGCCCCGTGCTGCTGAACAGCCAGAACTGGTTCGCCGAGGCGCTGGTGAAAACGCTCGGCAAGCAGGTCCGCGGCGAGGGGAGCTGGGCGGCGGGGCTGGCCGTGGAGCGCGCGTTCCTCGTGGACGTGGCGGGAATCGACAGCGCCGAGTTCGTGCTGCGCGACGGCTCGGGCCTTTCCGCCCTCAACCGCGTCACCCCGCACGCCCTGGTGAATCTTTTGGACTACGTGCGGCGTACTCCCCGCCAGGCCATCGTCCGCCAGGCCATGCCGGTGTCGGCCGCGAGCACTGGGTCGCTACGCGCACGGCTGACGGACCTGCCCGGGCGCGTGGCCGCCAAGACGGGGTACATCGGCGGGATGGACACGCTCAGCGGCTACCTGGCCATGCCGGACGGCCGCGAAATCCTTTTCTCCATCATGGCCAACGAATCGGGCCAGCCGTCCGCGAGAATGAAGGCACTCATCGACGACGTGGTGCGCGCCATCGCGGCGGAAGCGTAA